Proteins encoded in a region of the Orcinus orca chromosome 8, mOrcOrc1.1, whole genome shotgun sequence genome:
- the C1QTNF5 gene encoding complement C1q tumor necrosis factor-related protein 5 isoform X2 — protein MAVGWGPSRLRRGGERGRSQDSGSRLLSCPAHRRPEARGVRAPRASAMRPLLALLLLGLAAGSPPLDDNKIPSLCPGHPGLPGTPGHHGSQGLPGRDGRDGRDGAPGAPGEKGEGGRPGLPGPRGEPGPRGEAGPVGAAGPAGECSVPPRSAFSAKRSESRVPPPSDAPLPFDRVLVNEQGHYDAVTGKFTCHVPGVYYFAVHATVYRASLQFDLVKNGESIASFFQFFGGWPKPASLSGGTMVRLEPKDQVWVQVGVGDYIGIYASIKTDSTFSGFLVYSDWHNSPVFA, from the exons atggcagtggggtggggaccGAGCCGGCTGCGCCGGGGCGGGGAGCGAGGCAGGTCCCAGGATTCTGGGTCCCGACTCCTGTCCTGCCCAGCCCACAGACGACCAGAGGCCCGCGGCGTCCGGGCTCCGCGTGCCAGCGCCATGAGGCCGCTCCTCGCTCTGCTGCTCCTGGGCTTGGCGGCCGGCTCGCCCCCGCTGGACGACAACAAGATCCCCAGCCTGTGCCCGGGGCACCCCGGCCTCCCCGGCACGCCGGGCCACCATGGCAGCCAGGGTCTGCCCGGCCGCGACGGCCGCGACGGCCGCGACGGCGCGCCCGGCGCTCCGGGAGAGAAAGGCGAGGGCGGGAGGCCGG gcCTCCCGGGGCCGCGTGGGGAGCCCGGGCCGCGAGGAGAAGCAGGCCCCGTGGGGGCGGCCGGGCCGGCAGGCGAGTGCTCGGTGCCTCCGCGCTCCGCCTTCAGTGCCAAGCGCTCAGAGAGCCGGGTGCCCCCGCCGTCGGACGCGCCCCTACCCTTCGACCGCGTGCTGGTGAATGAGCAGGGACATTACGACGCCGTCACCGGCAAGTTCACCTGCCACGTGCCCGGGGTCTACTACTTCGCCGTCCACGCCACCGTCTACCGGGCTAGCCTGCAGTTCGATCTGGTCAAGAATGGAGAGTCCATCGCCTCTTTCTTCCAGTTCTTCGGGGGGTGGCCCAAGCCAGCCTCGCTCTCCGGGGGCACCATGGTGAGGCTGGAGCCCAAAGACCAGGTGTGGGTACAGGTGGGCGTGGGTGACTATATTGGCATCTATGCCAGCATCAAGACAGACAGCACCTTCTCTGGATTTCTAGTGTATTCTGACTGGCACAACTCCCCAGTCTTCGCTTGA
- the C1QTNF5 gene encoding complement C1q tumor necrosis factor-related protein 5 isoform X1 encodes MAVGWGPSRLRRGGERGRSQDSGSRLLSCPAHRRPEARGVRAPRASAMRPLLALLLLGLAAGSPPLDDNKIPSLCPGHPGLPGTPGHHGSQGLPGRDGRDGRDGAPGAPGEKGEGGRPGKKRLRWEAGLPGPRGEPGPRGEAGPVGAAGPAGECSVPPRSAFSAKRSESRVPPPSDAPLPFDRVLVNEQGHYDAVTGKFTCHVPGVYYFAVHATVYRASLQFDLVKNGESIASFFQFFGGWPKPASLSGGTMVRLEPKDQVWVQVGVGDYIGIYASIKTDSTFSGFLVYSDWHNSPVFA; translated from the exons atggcagtggggtggggaccGAGCCGGCTGCGCCGGGGCGGGGAGCGAGGCAGGTCCCAGGATTCTGGGTCCCGACTCCTGTCCTGCCCAGCCCACAGACGACCAGAGGCCCGCGGCGTCCGGGCTCCGCGTGCCAGCGCCATGAGGCCGCTCCTCGCTCTGCTGCTCCTGGGCTTGGCGGCCGGCTCGCCCCCGCTGGACGACAACAAGATCCCCAGCCTGTGCCCGGGGCACCCCGGCCTCCCCGGCACGCCGGGCCACCATGGCAGCCAGGGTCTGCCCGGCCGCGACGGCCGCGACGGCCGCGACGGCGCGCCCGGCGCTCCGGGAGAGAAAGGCGAGGGCGGGAGGCCGGGTAAGAAGCGCCTCCGCTGGGAGGCTG gcCTCCCGGGGCCGCGTGGGGAGCCCGGGCCGCGAGGAGAAGCAGGCCCCGTGGGGGCGGCCGGGCCGGCAGGCGAGTGCTCGGTGCCTCCGCGCTCCGCCTTCAGTGCCAAGCGCTCAGAGAGCCGGGTGCCCCCGCCGTCGGACGCGCCCCTACCCTTCGACCGCGTGCTGGTGAATGAGCAGGGACATTACGACGCCGTCACCGGCAAGTTCACCTGCCACGTGCCCGGGGTCTACTACTTCGCCGTCCACGCCACCGTCTACCGGGCTAGCCTGCAGTTCGATCTGGTCAAGAATGGAGAGTCCATCGCCTCTTTCTTCCAGTTCTTCGGGGGGTGGCCCAAGCCAGCCTCGCTCTCCGGGGGCACCATGGTGAGGCTGGAGCCCAAAGACCAGGTGTGGGTACAGGTGGGCGTGGGTGACTATATTGGCATCTATGCCAGCATCAAGACAGACAGCACCTTCTCTGGATTTCTAGTGTATTCTGACTGGCACAACTCCCCAGTCTTCGCTTGA
- the C1QTNF5 gene encoding complement C1q tumor necrosis factor-related protein 5 isoform X3, with protein MRPLLALLLLGLAAGSPPLDDNKIPSLCPGHPGLPGTPGHHGSQGLPGRDGRDGRDGAPGAPGEKGEGGRPGKKRLRWEAGLPGPRGEPGPRGEAGPVGAAGPAGECSVPPRSAFSAKRSESRVPPPSDAPLPFDRVLVNEQGHYDAVTGKFTCHVPGVYYFAVHATVYRASLQFDLVKNGESIASFFQFFGGWPKPASLSGGTMVRLEPKDQVWVQVGVGDYIGIYASIKTDSTFSGFLVYSDWHNSPVFA; from the exons ATGAGGCCGCTCCTCGCTCTGCTGCTCCTGGGCTTGGCGGCCGGCTCGCCCCCGCTGGACGACAACAAGATCCCCAGCCTGTGCCCGGGGCACCCCGGCCTCCCCGGCACGCCGGGCCACCATGGCAGCCAGGGTCTGCCCGGCCGCGACGGCCGCGACGGCCGCGACGGCGCGCCCGGCGCTCCGGGAGAGAAAGGCGAGGGCGGGAGGCCGGGTAAGAAGCGCCTCCGCTGGGAGGCTG gcCTCCCGGGGCCGCGTGGGGAGCCCGGGCCGCGAGGAGAAGCAGGCCCCGTGGGGGCGGCCGGGCCGGCAGGCGAGTGCTCGGTGCCTCCGCGCTCCGCCTTCAGTGCCAAGCGCTCAGAGAGCCGGGTGCCCCCGCCGTCGGACGCGCCCCTACCCTTCGACCGCGTGCTGGTGAATGAGCAGGGACATTACGACGCCGTCACCGGCAAGTTCACCTGCCACGTGCCCGGGGTCTACTACTTCGCCGTCCACGCCACCGTCTACCGGGCTAGCCTGCAGTTCGATCTGGTCAAGAATGGAGAGTCCATCGCCTCTTTCTTCCAGTTCTTCGGGGGGTGGCCCAAGCCAGCCTCGCTCTCCGGGGGCACCATGGTGAGGCTGGAGCCCAAAGACCAGGTGTGGGTACAGGTGGGCGTGGGTGACTATATTGGCATCTATGCCAGCATCAAGACAGACAGCACCTTCTCTGGATTTCTAGTGTATTCTGACTGGCACAACTCCCCAGTCTTCGCTTGA
- the MFRP gene encoding membrane frizzled-related protein, which produces MKDCSDIILCVEATELSKTEFCNPAFEPESGPPCPLPSLQEDASCSTRAPWHGRRPRGLQPDCHFSWLCVLLLASLLLLLLGLLVAIILAQLQATAASGPSHHPLPSQGLTTIGSTPTPIPTTSQATGTPKGQPEAGVSPAPQSTCGGLLPGPRGFFSSPDYPDPYPPNAHCVWHIQVATDHAIQLKIEALSVESVASCLFDRLEISPEPEGPLLRVCGRVPPPTLNTNASHLRVAFVSDSSVEGSGFHAWYQAVAPGHGSCAHDEFPCDQLVCLLPDSVCDGFASCADGSDEANCSAKFSGCGGNLTGLQGTFSAPSYLQQYPHQQLCTWHISVPAGHGVELLFHNFSLEAQDECKFDYVEVYETRNSGALSLLGRFCGAEPPPRLISSHHQLAVLFRTDHGISIGGFSATYRALNATENPCGPGEFSCRDGGCKNLQWMCGMWRDCTESSDDNCSIPLLPPPELACEPVQVEMCIGLSYNTTAFPNIWVGMATQEEVVEVLRGYKSLTSLPCYQNFRRLLCGLLVPHCTPLGSVLPPCRSVCQEAERQCQSGLALLGTPWPFNCNRLPEAAGLEACAQP; this is translated from the exons ATGAAGGACTGCTCAGACATCATCCTCTGCGTGGAGGCGACAGAGCTGAGCAAG ACTGAATTCTGCAATCCTGCTTTTGAGCCTGAATCAGGGCCACCTTGCCCCCTACCCAGCCTCCAGGAGGACGCCAGCTGCAGCACCCGAGCTCCCTGGCATG GTCGGCGTCCCCGAGGGCTGCAGCCTGACTGCCACTTCTCCTGGCTGTGTGTCCTCCTGCTGGCCAgcctgctgctgttgctgctggggCTGCTGGTGGCCATCATCCTGGCCC aactgCAGGCTACAGCCGCGTCCGGGCCCTCCCATCATCCACTGCCTTCCCAAGGCCTCACCACCATTGGCtccacccccactcccatccccaccaCCTCTCAGGCAACTGGGACCCCTAAAGGGCAACCGGAGGCAGGCGTGAGCCCCGCACCCCAGTCGA cctgtgggggcCTCCTTCCTGGCCCAAGGGGCTTCTTCAGCAGCCCCGACTACCCAGACCCTTACCCACCCAACGCCCACTGCGTGTGGCATATCCAAGTGGCCACAGACCATGCAATACAGCTCAAGATCGAAGCTCTCAGCGTGGAGAGTGTGGCCTCCTGTCTTTTTGATCGCTTGGAAATCTCCCCTGAGCCTGAAGGCCCCCTCCTCAG AGTGTGTGGGAGGGTGCCTCCCCCAACACTCAACACCAATGCCAGCCACCTCCGCGTGGCCTTCGTCTCCGACAGCAGCGTGGAAGGATCTGGCTTCCATGCCTGGTACCAGGCCGTGGCCCCCGGTCATG GGAGCTGTGCCCACGATGAGTTCCCCTGCGACCAGCTCGTCTGCCTGCTACCCGACTCGGTGTGCGACGGCTTTGCCAGTTGCGCTGATGGCAGTGACGAGGCCAACTGCAGCGCCAAGTTCTCGG GGTGTGGGGGGAATCTGACTGGGCTCCAGGGCACTTTCTCTGCTCCCAGCTACCTGCAGCAGTACCCTCACCAACAG CTTTGCACCTGGCACATCTCGGTGCCCGCTGGACATGGCGTCGAACTGCTGTTCCACAACTTCAGCCTGGAAGCTCAGGACGAGTGCAAGTTTGACTACGTGGAAGTGTATGAGACCCGCAACTCAGGGGCCCTCAGCCTCCTGGGCAG GTTCTGTGGAGCAGAGCCGCCTCCGCGCCTCATCTCCTCGCATCACCAGCTGGCTGTGCTCTTTAGGACAGACCATGGCATCAGCATCGGGGGCTTCTCGGCCACCTACCGGGCCCTCAATGCCACAGAGA ACCCCTGTGGGCCCGGAGAGTTCTCCTGCCGGGATGGAGGGTGTAAGAATCTGCAGTGGATGTGTGGCATGTGGAGAGACTGCACAGAGAGCAGCGATGACAACTGCAGCATCCCCTTGCTCCCACCCCCAG aGCTGGCCTGTGAACCTGTCCAGGTGGAGATGTGCATCGGTCTGAGCTACAACACCACGGCTTTCCCTAACATCTGGGTGGGCATGGCCAcccaggaggaggtggtggaggtccTCAGAGGTTACAAG AGCCTGACAAGCCTGCCCTGCTACCAGAATTTCCGGAGGCTCCTTTGTGGGCTACTTGTGCCCCACTGCACCCCGCTAGGCAGTGTCCTTCCCCCTTGCCGCTCTGTCTGCCAGGAGGCAGAGCGCCAGTGCCAGTCTGGCTTGGCACTACTGGGCACCCCCTGGCCCTTTAACTGCAACAGGCTGCCTGAAGCAGCTGGCTTGGAGGCTTGTGCCCAGCCCTGA